A window of Candidatus Methylomirabilota bacterium contains these coding sequences:
- a CDS encoding phosphosulfolactate synthase, producing MARLQSTHDERAFDFLRLNERPAKPRRSGVTEIRGPYYTPIGKRYLEDLLETMGTYVDALKFAGGSFSLMPRTAVKELIDLCHRYNVLVSTGGFIERVVAQGPQAVKRYIDTCRELEFDIIEISAGFITIPTDDWLRLVEAVHKAGMKAKPEIGIQFGAGGATASAELEAEGTRDPEWAILQAKRFLEVGAYLIMIESEGITENVTIWRTDAVAKIINALGLERVMFEAADPEVFAWYIKNYGPEVNLFVDHSQIVQLECLRSGIWGTKSLWGRVVTYKG from the coding sequence ATGGCCCGATTACAATCCACGCACGATGAGCGGGCGTTTGACTTTCTCAGGCTCAATGAGCGGCCGGCAAAGCCGCGCAGAAGCGGCGTCACCGAGATCCGCGGGCCCTACTACACTCCGATTGGCAAGCGATACCTGGAGGACCTGCTGGAGACGATGGGAACCTACGTTGATGCCTTGAAGTTCGCCGGCGGATCGTTCAGCCTGATGCCACGGACAGCCGTCAAGGAGCTCATCGACCTCTGCCACCGGTATAATGTCCTGGTCTCTACCGGAGGATTCATCGAACGAGTCGTGGCGCAGGGGCCGCAGGCCGTCAAACGGTACATCGACACCTGCCGGGAGCTGGAATTCGACATCATCGAAATCTCCGCCGGTTTCATCACGATTCCCACCGATGATTGGCTTCGGCTGGTGGAGGCCGTGCATAAGGCAGGGATGAAGGCCAAGCCAGAGATCGGTATTCAGTTCGGCGCCGGCGGCGCGACGGCCTCCGCAGAGTTGGAAGCCGAGGGCACGCGAGATCCCGAGTGGGCCATCCTGCAGGCCAAGCGTTTCCTGGAGGTCGGGGCCTATCTGATTATGATCGAATCGGAGGGGATCACGGAAAACGTCACGATCTGGCGCACCGATGCAGTAGCCAAGATCATCAATGCGCTGGGGCTGGAAAGGGTGATGTTCGAGGCTGCTGATCCGGAGGTCTTCGCGTGGTATATCAAGAATTACGGCCCCGAGGTGAACCTGTTCGTAGATCACAGCCAGATCGTTCAGCTCGAATGTCTCCGGTCGGGCATCTGGGGGACGAAAAGCCTCTGGGGTCGAGTCGTCACCTACAAGGGTTGA
- a CDS encoding NADH-quinone oxidoreductase subunit N: protein MVIGAAAVTIMLQAAFYRHHLAAVVLTLLGLALSLASLLPASRYLPRPVTPLLVLDRFALFYVGLILAACIGVTLLSYGYLKIRTGEYEEFYALLLLATLGAMVLVTSSHFVSFFLGLELLSVSLYVLIAYVRTEGRPLEAGLKYLILAAASSAFLLFGMALIYAQAGTLAFGGAASWVRAGTDAPSLYLMTGLALMITGIGFKLAVVPFHMWTPDIYEGAPAPVTAFVATVSKGAMFAFALRFFNQTEGHGYRSLTLVFSLMAIASMFAGNLLALMQDNVKRILAYSSIAHLGYLLVALLAAGSLAVEAVTFYLVAYFVTTLGAFGIVAVLSGREGDADAMADYRALFWQRPGIACVFTAMLVSLAGIPLTAGFVGKFFIVTAGIGSALWGLVLVLVLNSAIGMFYYLRIIVTMFSQPSAGHLATTPAPLPAYTHGGAMVLAVLMLLLIWLGVFPGFMLRMIQQTAQSLL, encoded by the coding sequence ATGGTGATCGGTGCGGCTGCCGTGACGATCATGCTGCAGGCGGCATTCTATCGCCATCACCTTGCAGCGGTCGTCCTGACGTTGTTGGGGCTTGCGCTGAGCCTCGCATCACTCCTGCCCGCATCACGCTATCTGCCACGCCCTGTGACGCCTCTCCTGGTACTCGATCGCTTCGCGCTCTTTTATGTGGGGTTGATCCTGGCCGCGTGCATTGGCGTGACGCTCCTTTCGTACGGTTATCTCAAGATACGAACGGGCGAGTACGAAGAGTTTTATGCCTTATTGCTCCTGGCGACACTGGGCGCCATGGTGCTGGTGACCAGCAGTCACTTTGTCTCGTTTTTCCTGGGATTGGAGCTGTTGAGCGTGTCCCTCTATGTCCTGATTGCCTACGTCCGGACCGAAGGGCGGCCGCTCGAGGCAGGCCTGAAATATCTGATCCTGGCTGCGGCCTCCTCCGCATTTCTGCTGTTCGGGATGGCACTAATCTACGCACAGGCCGGGACGCTGGCGTTCGGAGGCGCGGCATCGTGGGTTCGCGCCGGGACAGACGCGCCCAGCCTCTACCTGATGACTGGTCTCGCCTTGATGATCACAGGAATCGGATTTAAGTTGGCGGTTGTCCCGTTCCACATGTGGACGCCTGATATCTACGAGGGGGCCCCTGCGCCGGTCACAGCCTTTGTGGCGACAGTCTCTAAGGGCGCGATGTTTGCCTTCGCGCTTCGCTTCTTCAACCAGACAGAGGGACACGGCTATCGTTCGCTGACCCTAGTCTTCAGTCTGATGGCCATCGCGTCGATGTTCGCTGGCAATCTGCTGGCGCTCATGCAGGACAACGTTAAGCGGATCCTCGCCTACTCATCGATTGCCCACCTGGGCTACCTGCTGGTGGCGTTGCTGGCTGCCGGTTCTTTGGCGGTGGAGGCCGTCACCTTCTATCTGGTTGCCTACTTCGTGACAACGCTGGGCGCCTTCGGTATTGTCGCTGTCTTGTCTGGGAGGGAGGGCGATGCGGACGCAATGGCTGATTACCGGGCTCTGTTCTGGCAGCGGCCGGGCATCGCCTGTGTCTTTACGGCGATGCTCGTCTCGCTAGCCGGTATCCCACTGACGGCCGGGTTTGTCGGTAAGTTCTTTATCGTGACCGCCGGGATCGGATCGGCTTTGTGGGGGCTGGTACTCGTCCTCGTACTCAACAGCGCGATCGGGATGTTTTACTATCTGCGGATTATTGTGACGATGTTCTCTCAGCCTTCGGCGGGGCATCTCGCGACGACTCCAGCGCCGCTTCCGGCCTATACTCATGGAGGGGCGATGGTCCTGGCCGTCCTCATGCTCTTGCTGATCTGGCTGGGGGTCTTTCCTGGCTTCATGCTCCGTATGATCCAGCAAACGGCCCAGAGCCTCTTGTGA